The genomic DNA GTGGCCCCGGCGGCAATGGCCGCGATCAGGGCCGGGCGGTCCCTGACAGCGGGGATGACCAGGGCGATGAAGGTCAGGGGGATGGAGAAATCCAGGCTCCACCCGGCAGGGATGAGCGCGCCAAGGTACGCGCCCAACGCGGTGCAGGCGTTGAACCCGGTCCACATGACCAGCCCGGCGCCCACGTAGTAGGCGAACCTGCTCGATGGTGCGCCATCCGGCGCGGCAAAGCGCGTGATGGACACGGCGTAGGCCTGATCCGTGAGCAGGTAGGCCCCGGCGCTCCGGGCCAGGGCCGGGGTGGCGGTCAGGTGCGGGGCGATGGACGCCGAGTACATGAGCATGCGCAGGTTGACCACCAGCCCGGTCAGGATGACCACGGCCACGGATGCCTGATCGGCCATGAGCTGGATGGTGGCCAGCTGGCTCGCCCCGGCAAAGACGATGAGCGACAGCCCCATGGCCCCCCATTCGGGCATGCCCGCGCCCACGCAGGCCGCCCCGCAGATGAGGCCAAACGGGATGACGCCCAGCAGCAGCGGGCTCACGTCGCGCGCGCCGCGCAGGGCGGAATTTTGGGTTGGTGTCATGGTGCCTCCTGACCAACCGGCTACATTGACACAATTTTCCGGTCAATGTATTAATTGTCACCATGACAATGTGGCACCCATCCCTGGATCGAGAAGGCCCGCGCTATCTGGCCATTGCCGACGCCATCGAGCGGGATGTCCGGCTGGGCAGCCTCGCGTCCGGTGCGCGCCTGCCCACCCACCGCGAGCTGGCCGACACCCTGGGCGTGACCGTGGGCACCGTGACCCGTGGCTACGGCGAGGCGGCCCGGCGCGGCCTGCTGCGCGGCGAGACCGGGCGCGGCACCTATGTGGGTGGTGAGCCGGGCCAGCCTTTTCTCTGTCACCGCGAGGACGAGCTGCCCGGCGTGGTGGACCTGAGCATGACCCTGCCCCTTGAAACGTTGAGCCCGAATCTGGCCGTGACGCTGCGGGATGTCGCCGCTGATCCGGACTGCCAGCGGCTGCTCGAATACTATCCCTCCTGCGGTCGTCGGGCCGACAGGCAGGCCGGAGCCGATTGGCTGCGCCGCTACGGGCTGGATGTCGGGGTTGAGACTGTGTCCGTGACCGTGGGCGGGCAGAACGCGCTGGCCGTGGTCCTCTCGGCCATGTTCCGGCCCGGCGACGTTCTGGCCGTGGAGGGGATCACCTATCCGCTGGTCAAGACCCTGGCGCGCCGTTTTCATCTGCGGTTGGTGCCGGTGGAGCAGGACCGTCTGGGCATGCTGCCCGAGGCTCTGGACGAGGCGTGCCGCGCCCAGCCGGTGCGCGGGGTCTATCTCATGCCCGGTTGCCAGAACCCGACTGCCGCGCGCATGCCCGAATACCGCCG from Pseudodesulfovibrio aespoeensis Aspo-2 includes the following:
- a CDS encoding AzlC family ABC transporter permease, translated to MTPTQNSALRGARDVSPLLLGVIPFGLICGAACVGAGMPEWGAMGLSLIVFAGASQLATIQLMADQASVAVVILTGLVVNLRMLMYSASIAPHLTATPALARSAGAYLLTDQAYAVSITRFAAPDGAPSSRFAYYVGAGLVMWTGFNACTALGAYLGALIPAGWSLDFSIPLTFIALVIPAVRDRPALIAAIAAGATACLAARLPFNLGLILASATGIAAGYLAERRRDRASVKQEAHP
- a CDS encoding aminotransferase-like domain-containing protein, which codes for MTMWHPSLDREGPRYLAIADAIERDVRLGSLASGARLPTHRELADTLGVTVGTVTRGYGEAARRGLLRGETGRGTYVGGEPGQPFLCHREDELPGVVDLSMTLPLETLSPNLAVTLRDVAADPDCQRLLEYYPSCGRRADRQAGADWLRRYGLDVGVETVSVTVGGQNALAVVLSAMFRPGDVLAVEGITYPLVKTLARRFHLRLVPVEQDRLGMLPEALDEACRAQPVRGVYLMPGCQNPTAARMPEYRRHELAGVARRRDMTIIEDDAYGLVAGPGPAPLAALAPERTFFIASLSKAVAGGLRVAYLASPEPQVRGVERAISDMVWMTPPLMAEVARRWIDDGTADRTLAAKRAEAARRCSMTRDMLSGLDISLQNTGYFAWLRLPEPWTSGDFTRVAGESGVLVTPDEAFVVGRGSLPHAVRLSVSGAADADRLRHALGVIREIIHEQRSVK